The window TGGACGtagcggatttctcacgaatatcacggtgagccccacctagcatcccagagcATGAACTTCAACTTCCTgcgaaatccgcgtccattcaGTTGGTTGTGAACCCACGTCAAGCGCAATCCGACTCGCTCCTACTCCCAAGTGTCACCTGTTCCTTGAACATGACTGACACGTGTCACCCTCACACCCACCCCCAGGATCTATAAAAGCGACGCGCCCTGAAGTTTCCACAAAAGCAAAGCAGCAAACACACTCAAAAAAATCCCTCTTTCGTAATATCAACGAAAAACGATGTCGAACTCTCAGCAAATGTTCCAATCCGGCGAAGCCCGTGGTCACGCAGCGGTGAGTATTTAGCTCCACGTTCAACTCCCGGCCAGCTCGAAATCAGACCACTTTTCTGTAAGTGGGCCTGGTTGGGCTGGACCATATTTCAACTGGGCTCgtgccatgggcctaaaataatCTATCATACATAACACGCCCGGAAATAGAGCTAGGGTAGGGTCGGGTTTAGCTGGTGTTCAACcccagcccaacccaaggtttctatacctcaaccttaacccaatcgggttgggaattcttaacccaagcccaacccaagcaggccGATGCatactaatattttcgttattatattgcaatacacattttattttattttacctatgattttattaattatatatgtagttatttataagtaaaactttatttttttctaaacaaacaagctaaaatataggacaactactcctttaaaaagtcgcactcaatttatttgggagagagaaatctagcatatcttgttagcttgagtctaTCTCGAGATAGTGTGGACTAATGAGACTCGACGGCAATGGGATTTCCTATgcctcaattataatttataagtaacttatatattaatcagtTTGtgacccgagcccgacccaagttttatcgggttggcatTTATATAGTGgcgtttatatagcccaagcttgaggcCAAatccgatacatcctgcccaaccCTAACCCACTGTCGGGTCAGTCACAGGTTGAtcgggttgaacctgcccgactttcagccctagctaGCAATGTGTCAGTTGGGCCTGACCCACTTCCAAGGCGAGTTTGGGCCGAGTTCAGTAACAGCTCTTGGTTTTTAATGTTGGTGGAAGTGGCCCACTATCTAACGGTTGGATTCGCAGGCTAAGACGGACCAAATGACGCAGTCGGCTAAGAATACGGCAAATACGGCCCAAGAGAAGGCAAGCAATGCTGCCCAATCTGCTAAGGAGTCTGCCCAGCAGGGAAAGGAGTCTACCCAAGGATTTTTACAGCAGGTTCTCTCTTTAATTACGGAATTACCCTTGCCCTTCCAACCTAATATTATTCAGAAAATATGGGACGTTGATACCTTCATTTttctcaagtggggcccatggtccatGGTCTGTTGATCCAGAACGTTCCATCCTCTCATTCTACGTGGGATCATTTAAGTATGCATTGTGATGGCCCCACCTTGGATGCCTATGGTGATAAAAGCTTAATCTGATTGGTCGATCCTAACCACCCCATGATTTTTTAGCCATCGATTGTGGATGTCTGCATTTTGACCGTCCTTTTCTGGGCTATTGATGGACCATGGCAATCAAGTAGATAGTCCAGAtcattagaagtgggccacaaatttttAGTAAATCCATGAATTTGCATTGGATCTGGATTTGGTAATTTCCAAGTCCATGTATTTATTAGAACATGGGTTTGGAAAATCAATGAATTCCTACCCTCCAATGGGAAATGGTATAGGAGGGTGCGGCTTATGTGGTaaggtggatccctaactgtggggtctaccgtgatgtatgtgttttagatccatgccgtccatccgttttgaaagattatttaagggcatgatctcaataaaatgaagcatatccagatcttggatggaccacaccacaggaaacggttgtgattgaatacccaccattaaaagcttcttggggaccaccggaatgtttatttaccatccaacctgttgataaggtgacaaAGATCTGggtaaagagaccacacaaatatcagcttgatccaaaacttgtagcccacaaaaagtttttaatggttaatcaccactgtttcctatggtgtgctccacctgagatttagatcttctttatttttgtaatcatgccctaaaatcagctttcaaaacggatggacggcgtggatgtaagtaaaatacatcaaggtgggccccacagtcaaggatagGAGACCATGAATTAATGCAATAGGGTTCTAGGCCAATCAAAGATGGACAAGTGGAGGCACTTCTAAGAAAAAGCATTCTGaaagaccgtggggcccacctctgatttgAAACTCCACCTGCCCTTCTCTGATTGGTCCAGTGCCTTATTATGGTAGGTCATGACCCCATCGAATCACCGTTAGTTTGGGAATGGACGGTGGATAGTTGATCTTAGTTTGCTGCTCATgcgttgatttatttattatttattttttaacatggATAGACTGGGGAGCAAGTGATGAACATGGCCCAAGGTGCTGTGGACAGCGTGAAGAGCACTCTAGGAGTGGGTGAATCCCAGACCAAGAAATGAAAGGCCcaattcaactctctctctttctctcatgttTTTACTAGTTGTTcttattttttataataataaatatagtaTTTTATAATTATCAATAATACTATTATTATTTGTTATTGTTTTTTGTTTATTAATAATATGTAGGTGGGGTGTGGCTCTTAGGGATTGCAAGGGCTTGCAATGGTtacaaatgaagggaaatgatgaTGTGAGAGGTGCTATTTGTATTTGTTTTCATTTGGGTTGAGATTTCTCAGAGAGAAATGGCTTATGAGATGTAATAAAACTAATGAGTAATGAAAATGCTGCATTCACCACACTTCTTTTGCCTCTTTTCTGTGTGTATATATACGTCTCGGTGCAATCCTATGCAAATGGTCCACTTGTAAAGATGTCTAACTTGCTCATACGGTGCTTGGGAACATGGGCTGGGCTCTATTATGGTGACCGCCTACTGCATGGACCGCGTTCTGATTTTCTGGACATCCCACCCAACACTAGAAGCTTGCCTGAAGGAAGACCTAAATAGATGGCCCAGCCTGAGCCTGGCTTGGGTTTGGCCCCATGCAGGCCATGCATTGATTGATGACTCATCTGATTCCTATATGATTTGTCTAGAGCTgaacacgagtcgagctagctctaGAAACTCACTCGAATTGACTCAGTTGAGCTTGATCTGACTCGACTCGCAATATGGTTTGGGTTAGGCCGAGCACCAAAAACTGTAGCTTGAAAAaaattgagccgagtttgagcttagACAGGTCAAATCGACTCTACTCGAACAGAGCTTGAACCTGACTCAAATTcgactcgatatatatatatatatatatatatatatatatatatatatatatatatatatatatatatatatatatatatatatatatatatatatatatatatatatatatataagtgaaaACGACAGAGGCGCACCTCGTACAATGTTACATCTGAAGCTTCTGCCtcattcaatctctctctctctctctctctctctactttctccttctctaaattgtaactcgacttgacttgattcGACTCAAATAGCTCTCTCTACCCAACTTGAtcctagcttgactcgacttgaaccagCGAGCCAAGGTGAGCTCGAGCTTGGGTCATGGTGGGgtcgagttgagccgagcttggccaagctcgactcgaactcgactcgtgtacagctctagattTCTCTGACTCTTGGATGAGTCGACTCAAACAGGTCACCTCAACTCAACTCAAGACTAAACAAGTTGGTCTAAATCACCAAATCTTCAATTCACGAGGTCACGTCGGGAAACGGCTTGTGCTTATCCCATTTTCTAGCTGTATTCGCCCTGTAGCTATTGCGTGCGATCGACCGAGGTCAAGCTACCAATCAAACCAGCTACAGCACAGTGAAATCCTGGAATAAGGAATGCCCATCTCCAGCAGTCACGAAGCTGTATTCTACGGTAGAGTAGCATTTTTGTCACAGCCCAAGATGTTAATTTGCACAAGCACTAGAAATGTTAATTCTCAGTTTTCAGTTCCAACGGGTGCGACCCATGGTTCATTAATTAAGACCATGGTTTCCCAAAACTCATTTATCCTATTAACCGTTTCTGCAAGCACCAGTATGTAAGTTTTCGGCATTCATTTCTCGTGTTGGCGGGCCGCACCGGAACTTTTCCAGGTTGGAAGATACTAACCACCACATCTTGGGCCTTATTAcagttgaatgtggattgtttCGATATTACTAGTAGTTGTCTACTTGTAGGACAAAAATCTAACGGTTTGAATCTTTCTGGGCATTATCCATCCACGGCAGCAGACAAAAAATCAATGATCTGGATTGTTTTTGTGCCCCACTTGCTAGAAGCCTGAAACCAAATGATCAGACCACATAAATGCAAAACTGAAAAATGGGGTATGGTTTCAATCAGCTGTAGAGATTGAACATTTATTAATAAATGTTGAGAGGTTGATTATCAAGAGTACAAGGGCCATAAATGCTTCTGGTTTTAGGCCCGGAAGGTCTTCTTGATGACATGGGGCTTGTTATGTTGACAAGTTGATATTCTCAAATTACAAATTTGTAATTTctgtattaaaaaaagaaaaagaaaaagaaaaagaaaaagaaaaggaaagaaaccgAAAATATTAAAGACATACTGAAGCACGTGTGATGAtattgtccttaaagcattattcacCCATTCTCAAATTAATTGACATTGTtgacaggcaaatagcttctaggatacgatgagcctacGTGTGGTTCCGCATTTAGCAAGCATGAAGAAATCACTATTGGAACTTTGTAAGCACAATATGCTGGCAGAgagacaaaaaaagaaaattgttagcTTAGACCACTACACTAGTATAGTTCTTGCGGGCTTACTGGCTTAGGTTCATATTGAACTTCGTTGGCTTGATCAAAGAACTGTTGAAACTTTACTAGTTCATATGAGAGAGAGTCGCGTGGCTTTTGTTGATGAAATGAACCAGCCAAGTTCAGTTTATATAGGCTAGGGTAGCTGGACATTTTGGTCCAGGGTCATAACTCCAATTGATCGTTTCTAATTATTGGTGAGAAACTAGATGTTATTTGGTGGTTTCTGACTGTTTTGCATGTGAAAAAAATCAGCTACATGCTATCTGTTTAGACTCATTGGCTAGCCGTTTATGATTGTTGGGCTAGTCACATGCAATAGTTTCTACATAATTCAGCTTAATACAAGTCTCGGT is drawn from Magnolia sinica isolate HGM2019 chromosome 5, MsV1, whole genome shotgun sequence and contains these coding sequences:
- the LOC131247251 gene encoding late embryogenesis abundant protein 1-like — protein: MSNSQQMFQSGEARGHAAAKTDQMTQSAKNTANTAQEKASNAAQSAKESAQQGKESTQGFLQQTGEQVMNMAQGAVDSVKSTLGVGESQTKK